A region of Selenomonadales bacterium 4137-cl DNA encodes the following proteins:
- a CDS encoding spore germination protein: MEENTQFKILRNVKRLLVYRPPTEPSRFVLGEGADDGRSEAAEEKGLKTSAAELAALARYGRRLETTMAKVQAALTGGAWVEEGETLRAECAALEKQWAELRPVLLAYDATADNLAERPVSTSLEENRKIVERLYRLPANKDVVMRHIMLGTEPPLKATLVFMEGLTNGQFVTLGVIQPLMLLADKRRQLSGDGLLKQISEQLLPGSQVKQVGKFRDVQAAINMGDTVIFFDGAVEALQVETKGWEHRGVDRPMTEQTIRGSQAGFSENLRVNTALVRSMLRATDLVTELIPVGARTRMNCAVMYLESVANPKLVAEVKRRIKKVDTDYLNDSGLLEQFIGDRFILPLPQALSTERPDRVAAHLSEGRVAIILEGSPFALVVPALFFTFFHSGEDFSLQPAAANFLRFLRLFGTLISTILPGLYIALTYFHQEALPSELALAIAAAREEVPFPAWFEVFMMEVSFELIREAGIRIPGMLGTTIGIVGAIILGQAAVAARIVSPIIVILVAITGLASSVIPEFRMALFARLSRFGLLLASVTMGLVGLASGMLVMTVALCSMKSFGVPYMVPVAPRTVAGLDVVVRGAAWQRERRPDALNPLDPSRQAKNSREWEQGLPAGEDDK, encoded by the coding sequence GTGGAAGAAAACACGCAGTTCAAGATACTCAGAAATGTGAAACGCCTGTTGGTATACAGGCCGCCAACCGAGCCCAGCCGCTTTGTCCTGGGGGAAGGGGCCGACGACGGACGTAGTGAGGCAGCGGAGGAAAAAGGACTAAAAACCTCCGCTGCCGAACTTGCGGCTCTTGCCCGTTACGGGCGAAGGCTTGAGACTACCATGGCCAAGGTGCAAGCCGCGCTGACCGGAGGGGCCTGGGTGGAGGAGGGCGAGACCCTCAGGGCCGAATGCGCGGCGCTGGAGAAGCAATGGGCCGAACTGCGGCCGGTCCTTCTAGCCTATGACGCCACCGCCGACAACCTGGCGGAGCGGCCGGTGAGCACAAGCCTGGAGGAGAACAGGAAAATTGTCGAGAGGCTTTACCGTCTGCCTGCCAACAAAGATGTGGTGATGCGCCACATCATGCTTGGCACCGAGCCGCCGTTAAAAGCGACCCTCGTTTTCATGGAGGGCCTGACCAACGGCCAATTTGTCACCCTGGGCGTCATTCAGCCCCTGATGCTGTTGGCCGACAAACGACGGCAACTAAGCGGGGACGGCCTTCTCAAGCAGATCAGCGAGCAATTGCTTCCCGGCAGCCAGGTCAAGCAGGTCGGCAAATTCCGCGATGTTCAGGCCGCCATCAATATGGGAGACACAGTCATTTTTTTCGACGGCGCGGTCGAAGCGCTGCAGGTGGAGACCAAAGGCTGGGAACACCGCGGCGTCGACCGGCCGATGACCGAGCAGACCATCCGCGGCTCGCAGGCGGGCTTCAGCGAGAATCTGCGGGTGAACACCGCCCTGGTGCGGTCGATGCTGCGGGCGACCGACCTCGTCACCGAACTTATCCCGGTGGGGGCCCGCACCCGGATGAACTGCGCGGTGATGTATCTGGAATCGGTGGCCAATCCCAAGCTCGTCGCCGAGGTAAAACGTCGCATCAAAAAGGTGGACACCGACTACCTGAATGATTCCGGGCTCCTGGAGCAGTTCATCGGCGACCGTTTCATCCTGCCGTTGCCGCAGGCCCTTTCCACCGAGCGCCCCGACCGGGTGGCCGCCCATCTATCCGAAGGCCGGGTGGCGATCATCCTCGAAGGATCGCCGTTCGCGCTGGTGGTGCCCGCCCTTTTCTTTACCTTCTTCCATTCGGGCGAAGATTTCAGCCTTCAGCCGGCGGCGGCAAATTTCCTCCGTTTCCTGCGCCTTTTCGGCACGCTCATTTCGACCATCCTCCCCGGCCTGTATATCGCCCTCACCTATTTCCACCAGGAGGCGCTGCCGTCCGAGCTGGCGCTCGCGATCGCCGCCGCCCGCGAGGAAGTGCCGTTCCCGGCCTGGTTCGAGGTTTTCATGATGGAGGTATCCTTCGAGCTCATCCGCGAGGCGGGGATTCGCATCCCCGGCATGCTCGGCACGACGATCGGCATTGTCGGGGCGATCATCCTCGGTCAGGCGGCGGTTGCGGCCCGGATCGTCAGCCCGATCATCGTCATTCTGGTGGCGATCACCGGGCTGGCGTCTTCGGTCATCCCCGAGTTTCGGATGGCCCTCTTCGCCCGCCTCAGCCGGTTTGGGCTGCTGTTGGCGTCGGTGACCATGGGACTTGTGGGCCTGGCGTCCGGCATGCTGGTGATGACAGTCGCCCTGTGCAGCATGAAGTCGTTCGGCGTACCGTATATGGTGCCGGTCGCTCCCAGGACGGTCGCGGGACTGGATGTCGTCGTGCGCGGCGCGGCGTGGCAGCGCGAACGCCGCCCCGACGCCCTCAATCCCCTCGATCCGAGCCGTCAGGCGAAGAACAGCCGGGAATGGGAGCAGGGACTGCCGGCGGGAGAAGATGACAAATGA
- a CDS encoding YitT family protein, translating into MRLAAKAAWRREATRYVFTGVGGLICGIAINAFFVPHFMLSGGISGIAMILHYLVDWPIGMMIAVFNIPLFYAAYRFMDRSYFLCALYGLIMFTASIDATSFLTASPAVDDTLLSAVYGGLVSGIGSGIVFRFNGSLGGTDIVVVLAKKYFAINAGPVLLGINGVLMTVAAFLFGAKPAMFTLIAMYLSAVTVDKVIAGFNTKKTVLIVSDCGETIAAAIMNEVGRGVTFIQGQGAFTREDKKVVFVVVTLTQMAKIKPIVDAIDCHALMIVQDAVEVLGHGFSLPKYRSEE; encoded by the coding sequence ATGCGATTAGCGGCAAAAGCAGCGTGGCGGCGCGAGGCAACGCGGTATGTGTTCACCGGCGTCGGCGGGCTTATATGCGGCATCGCCATCAACGCGTTTTTCGTACCGCATTTCATGCTGAGCGGAGGTATCTCCGGCATAGCCATGATCCTCCATTATCTCGTCGACTGGCCGATCGGTATGATGATCGCGGTTTTCAACATTCCGCTCTTTTACGCCGCGTACCGCTTCATGGACAGGTCCTACTTCCTGTGCGCCCTCTACGGGCTGATCATGTTCACCGCTTCGATCGACGCCACCAGCTTCCTCACCGCCAGCCCGGCGGTGGACGACACGCTGCTGTCTGCCGTCTACGGCGGACTTGTGTCAGGCATCGGATCGGGGATCGTCTTCCGTTTTAACGGCAGCCTGGGCGGCACAGATATAGTTGTCGTACTGGCTAAGAAATATTTCGCGATTAACGCCGGTCCCGTGCTGCTCGGCATCAACGGCGTCCTGATGACGGTGGCCGCGTTCCTGTTCGGCGCCAAGCCGGCGATGTTCACGCTGATAGCGATGTATCTGAGCGCAGTGACGGTTGACAAGGTTATCGCCGGCTTCAACACCAAAAAGACGGTGCTGATCGTATCCGACTGCGGCGAAACGATCGCGGCGGCGATAATGAACGAGGTCGGACGCGGGGTAACGTTTATTCAGGGACAGGGGGCCTTTACCCGCGAGGACAAGAAGGTGGTGTTCGTGGTGGTAACGCTGACCCAGATGGCAAAAATCAAGCCGATCGTGGACGCCATCGACTGCCATGCCCTGATGATCGTTCAGGACGCGGTGGAGGTACTTGGTCACGGGTTCAGTCTGCCGAAGTACCGCAGTGAGGAATAG
- a CDS encoding D-glycerate dehydrogenase — protein sequence MDEATVVLSRWLPDSFTDTLAEKCRIVRPAENEAFSREELLAAVGACDAILAVGDRIDEAVFAAAPRCRVVANFGVGYNNIDVAAATSHGIWVTNTPDVVTDATADLAWALLLAAARRLGECDRLVRAGQWDSWGPLFMLGRDVSGAMLGIVGGGRIGLAMAKRALGFNMDILYTANSPKPDFEKAVGGRFVPLPTLLRESDFVSLHVPLTEQTRHLIGAPELAMMKKTAVLVNTARGPVVDEKALVDALEARAIAAAGLDVFEREPQVEPGLLKLDNVVLAPHVGSATLECRTGIARMACRNILAALRNDLPPNCLNPEARKR from the coding sequence ATGGACGAAGCGACCGTTGTACTAAGCCGTTGGCTACCCGATTCCTTCACCGATACGCTGGCGGAAAAATGCCGGATAGTCAGGCCGGCCGAAAACGAGGCGTTCAGCCGCGAGGAACTGCTGGCAGCCGTCGGGGCTTGCGACGCTATTCTGGCTGTCGGCGACCGTATCGATGAGGCGGTGTTCGCCGCCGCTCCCCGCTGCCGCGTCGTCGCCAACTTCGGCGTGGGCTACAACAATATCGATGTTGCCGCCGCCACATCCCACGGCATCTGGGTCACAAACACTCCCGACGTAGTAACCGACGCGACCGCCGATCTGGCCTGGGCGCTGCTGCTGGCCGCGGCCCGCCGGCTGGGGGAGTGCGACCGCCTGGTGCGGGCGGGGCAATGGGACAGTTGGGGGCCGCTCTTCATGCTTGGCCGCGACGTGTCGGGCGCCATGCTGGGCATCGTCGGCGGCGGGCGTATCGGCCTGGCGATGGCCAAGCGCGCTCTCGGCTTTAATATGGACATTTTGTATACCGCCAATTCCCCCAAACCGGATTTCGAAAAAGCCGTCGGCGGCCGGTTCGTACCGCTACCCACCCTCCTCCGCGAGTCGGACTTCGTTTCCCTCCATGTGCCGCTGACCGAACAGACCCGCCACCTGATCGGCGCGCCCGAGCTGGCGATGATGAAGAAGACGGCCGTCCTCGTCAACACGGCCCGCGGTCCGGTCGTTGACGAGAAAGCGCTTGTGGACGCCCTCGAAGCGCGGGCGATCGCCGCCGCCGGCCTCGACGTGTTCGAGCGCGAACCGCAGGTCGAACCCGGCCTGCTTAAGCTGGACAATGTCGTTCTCGCTCCCCACGTCGGCAGCGCTACGCTCGAGTGCCGCACCGGCATAGCCCGCATGGCCTGCCGCAACATCCTGGCCGCGCTGCGGAACGATCTGCCGCCAAATTGCCTCAATCCCGAGGCGCGGAAAAGATAA
- a CDS encoding GerAB/ArcD/ProY family transporter, whose protein sequence is MSYQPGRMGVAEGIGLTYIVMLPRVFLTSPAVTISSMHNLAWIAPLINWVAALAVLYLLAGVTARVRGDLYTVSDRLLGRVGAWAMAIFYTALFILDAASLLRQFAENTLLTALPGAEFRMIIFWYILFASVLVYFGIEGIARSAYLMLPFIAGGVAAVIILLAPFYDFYRLLPWQGAGVGVAVGRGLELVGLNLGALLLFVLAPSFQKPATMMTAAFYGGGVSALLRTVVIFFFLLAFGVGDGMEKTLPFYEMSRLVYLSRYIQHIEALFIIIWVITGLLAIAIDIFVALYLIARPLGLPSIRPLVPAVAMIVVNLAVIPPDLSAVIKADGSLVLLLSAGVFGGPLLLVAVAYIRKRRKRTWSG, encoded by the coding sequence ATGAGCTACCAGCCGGGACGGATGGGTGTCGCCGAGGGTATCGGCCTGACATATATCGTAATGCTGCCGCGGGTTTTTCTGACATCGCCGGCGGTGACGATTTCGAGCATGCATAACCTCGCCTGGATAGCGCCGCTCATAAACTGGGTGGCGGCCCTGGCGGTGCTCTACCTGCTGGCCGGCGTGACCGCCCGCGTCCGCGGCGACCTGTACACCGTCAGCGACCGCCTGCTCGGGCGGGTCGGGGCATGGGCGATGGCGATCTTTTACACAGCCTTGTTCATCCTCGACGCGGCGTCGCTGCTGCGCCAGTTCGCCGAGAACACGCTGCTGACCGCCCTGCCGGGCGCAGAATTCCGAATGATCATATTCTGGTACATCCTGTTCGCCTCGGTGCTGGTATATTTCGGCATCGAGGGTATCGCCCGTTCGGCCTACCTGATGCTGCCCTTCATCGCCGGCGGCGTCGCGGCCGTCATTATTCTTCTGGCCCCGTTTTACGATTTCTACCGCCTGCTCCCCTGGCAGGGAGCGGGCGTCGGCGTGGCCGTCGGCCGCGGTCTGGAACTGGTCGGCCTAAACCTGGGCGCCCTGTTGTTGTTCGTGTTGGCGCCCAGCTTTCAGAAACCGGCCACGATGATGACGGCGGCGTTTTACGGCGGCGGCGTCAGCGCCCTGTTGCGCACCGTGGTCATCTTCTTCTTTCTGCTGGCCTTCGGGGTGGGGGACGGAATGGAGAAGACGCTGCCGTTCTACGAGATGTCGCGGCTCGTATACCTAAGCCGCTACATACAGCACATCGAAGCGCTGTTCATAATAATCTGGGTGATCACCGGCCTCCTGGCGATCGCCATCGACATCTTCGTCGCCCTCTACCTCATTGCCCGGCCGTTGGGCCTCCCCAGCATCAGGCCGCTGGTGCCGGCCGTCGCCATGATCGTGGTCAACCTGGCGGTAATCCCCCCCGACTTGAGCGCTGTTATAAAAGCGGACGGCAGCCTTGTGCTGCTTCTGAGCGCCGGGGTGTTCGGCGGGCCGCTGCTGCTGGTCGCGGTGGCGTATATCAGGAAAAGGAGGAAACGGACATGGTCAGGCTGA
- the speE gene encoding polyamine aminopropyltransferase codes for MELWYSEFQTKDLSLSARVKETLYVGKSDFQEIAVLDTFEFGRMLALDGVFQTSIFDEFIYHEMIAHVPMFVHPNPRNVLIIGGGDGGTAREVVRHPGVERVEMVEIDGAVVDVCKKFLPEISTVLINGHDKFHLKIGDGIDHMAQAEDNYDVIIVDCSDPIGPGEGLFTSKFYADCYRALKADGLFVQQTESPFYHQSLLKRLRKDIENIFPITRTYLAQIPLYPGGTHCFTVGSKKYDPLAVDTATLPDLKTRYWNKELQKSAFALPTFVQELFK; via the coding sequence ATGGAACTTTGGTACAGCGAATTCCAGACCAAGGACCTTAGCCTGAGCGCCAGGGTCAAGGAGACGCTCTATGTGGGCAAGTCCGATTTCCAGGAAATCGCCGTGCTGGATACGTTCGAGTTCGGCCGCATGCTGGCTTTGGACGGCGTTTTCCAGACCAGCATTTTCGATGAATTCATCTATCACGAAATGATCGCCCATGTGCCGATGTTCGTTCACCCCAACCCCCGGAACGTGCTCATCATCGGTGGCGGCGACGGCGGCACGGCGCGGGAGGTCGTGCGCCACCCGGGAGTGGAGCGGGTGGAGATGGTGGAGATCGACGGGGCGGTCGTCGACGTGTGCAAAAAGTTCCTGCCGGAGATAAGCACCGTGTTGATAAACGGTCATGACAAGTTCCACCTGAAAATCGGCGACGGCATCGACCATATGGCCCAGGCCGAAGACAACTACGACGTCATCATCGTCGACTGCTCAGATCCGATCGGGCCGGGGGAAGGCCTGTTCACAAGCAAATTTTACGCCGATTGCTACAGGGCTCTCAAGGCGGACGGCCTGTTCGTGCAGCAGACCGAGTCGCCCTTTTACCATCAGTCGCTTCTCAAGCGCCTCAGAAAGGATATCGAGAACATTTTCCCCATAACCAGGACCTACCTGGCCCAGATTCCCCTCTATCCTGGCGGTACTCACTGTTTCACTGTCGGCTCCAAGAAATATGACCCGCTGGCCGTCGACACGGCCACCCTGCCCGACCTGAAGACCCGCTACTGGAACAAGGAACTGCAGAAGAGCGCCTTCGCGCTGCCGACGTTCGTCCAGGAACTGTTCAAATAA
- a CDS encoding Ger(x)C family spore germination protein: protein MVRLITLACLLAALLTAGCNGSQETDEVAFVLTVGIDAAPGGQLNVTYRVAKPSALGGEGGKGGAGEISPILTINAPSLAVARDLLNSQTARAPSMVHVKVVVIGEELARKGIGDAIGPLLRFREFRGSMFIHVADGTTAEKLIRANKPPLEKLPTRWLEGMMSTSGETGYYPRTFLHDFYVRLKAGSGSPYATLSGIKTGKRPPSVEPAAGEKTGEYLPGEIDVRGGNPGQVIGTALFRGDKMVGKLTSEETRMLAMLTGEFRHGYITVEDPLQPKSSVNINLRPGRSPKIDVTLADGRVVIDVDIMLEGEVTSIGSGINYEDAGYNQQLEDQVSAVVRADIEKLIRYTQQLGSDPVNFGKYLRSRFATYDEFRRFDFDGKYPAAEVSVRVTTQLRRTGLMWKTTPIRKRQ from the coding sequence ATGGTCAGGCTGATTACCCTCGCCTGCCTGCTGGCTGCGCTGTTGACCGCCGGCTGCAACGGCTCCCAGGAAACGGACGAAGTGGCCTTCGTACTGACGGTAGGCATCGACGCCGCCCCCGGCGGGCAGCTGAACGTCACCTACCGCGTAGCCAAGCCGTCGGCTTTGGGGGGAGAGGGGGGCAAAGGCGGCGCTGGGGAAATATCCCCGATACTAACGATCAATGCCCCGTCGCTGGCGGTCGCCCGCGACCTCTTGAACTCCCAGACGGCCCGCGCCCCCAGCATGGTCCACGTCAAGGTGGTCGTCATCGGCGAAGAGCTGGCCCGCAAGGGAATCGGGGACGCCATCGGCCCGCTGCTGCGCTTCCGCGAGTTCCGCGGCTCGATGTTCATCCATGTCGCCGACGGCACCACGGCGGAGAAGCTAATCCGCGCCAACAAGCCGCCGCTCGAGAAGCTGCCGACCCGTTGGCTGGAGGGGATGATGAGCACCAGCGGCGAAACGGGGTATTACCCGCGCACCTTTCTCCACGACTTCTACGTCCGCCTCAAGGCGGGCAGCGGCAGCCCCTACGCCACTCTTTCCGGCATAAAGACGGGTAAAAGGCCGCCGTCGGTGGAGCCGGCCGCGGGCGAAAAAACGGGGGAGTACCTGCCGGGAGAAATAGACGTGCGGGGTGGCAACCCGGGGCAGGTCATCGGTACGGCGCTGTTCCGCGGCGACAAGATGGTCGGCAAACTGACGAGCGAGGAGACCCGGATGCTGGCGATGCTTACCGGTGAATTCCGTCACGGCTATATCACCGTCGAGGACCCTCTCCAGCCGAAAAGCAGCGTCAATATCAATTTGCGCCCCGGGCGCAGCCCAAAGATCGATGTAACCCTTGCCGACGGCCGGGTAGTAATCGATGTGGACATCATGCTGGAGGGCGAGGTGACAAGCATCGGCAGCGGCATAAACTATGAGGACGCCGGGTATAACCAGCAGCTTGAGGACCAGGTCTCGGCCGTCGTCCGCGCGGATATCGAGAAGTTGATCCGCTACACCCAGCAGTTGGGGAGCGACCCCGTGAATTTTGGCAAATACCTGCGCTCGCGGTTCGCTACCTACGACGAATTCCGCAGGTTCGACTTTGACGGCAAATACCCGGCCGCCGAGGTGAGTGTCCGGGTTACGACCCAGCTCCGCCGCACCGGCCTGATGTGGAAGACCACGCCAATCCGCAAGCGGCAATGA
- a CDS encoding aminopeptidase, with translation MDPRIHTLAQNLVNYSTALAPGEKILIETVDGALPLAKAIVDETYRAGAIPFLSVKNSQLLRALLRGASSDQLRLTGEWEAARMKAMDAYIAIRASDNISEMADVPADQLQLYQQNWVKPVHLDIRVPDTKWCVLRYPGPSMAQLAAMSTEAFEDFYFRVCTLDYEKMAAAMDPLVALLERTDRVRITGPGTDLTFSIRAIPAVKCAGRRNIPDGEVYTAPVKDSVNGVISYNAPAVFQGFTYENIRLEFRDGKIIGATANDNEKINKVFDTDEGARYVGEFALGVNPHIERPMKDTLFDEKISGSFHFTPGNAYEKAFNGNKSAIHWDLVCIQTPAYGGGEIYFDDALVRKDGRFVPAELQGLNPENLV, from the coding sequence TTGGATCCCAGAATCCACACCTTAGCCCAAAACCTTGTCAACTATTCCACCGCCCTCGCTCCCGGTGAGAAAATCCTTATCGAAACGGTCGACGGAGCCCTCCCGCTGGCCAAAGCAATCGTCGACGAAACCTACCGGGCCGGCGCCATCCCCTTCCTCAGCGTCAAGAACAGCCAACTGCTCCGCGCCCTCCTCCGCGGCGCCTCGTCCGACCAACTGCGCTTGACCGGCGAATGGGAGGCGGCGCGGATGAAGGCCATGGACGCCTATATCGCCATACGGGCCAGCGACAACATCAGTGAGATGGCCGATGTGCCCGCCGACCAACTGCAGCTCTACCAGCAAAACTGGGTCAAACCCGTCCACCTCGACATCCGCGTGCCTGATACCAAGTGGTGCGTCCTCCGCTATCCGGGTCCCTCGATGGCCCAGCTTGCCGCGATGAGCACCGAGGCGTTCGAGGACTTTTATTTCCGCGTCTGCACCCTCGATTACGAGAAAATGGCGGCCGCCATGGATCCCCTCGTTGCCCTGCTCGAACGCACCGACCGGGTGAGGATAACCGGCCCCGGCACCGACCTGACCTTCTCCATCCGCGCCATCCCCGCCGTTAAATGCGCCGGCCGGCGCAACATCCCCGACGGCGAGGTGTATACCGCGCCGGTGAAGGACTCCGTAAACGGCGTTATCAGTTACAACGCTCCCGCCGTCTTCCAGGGCTTCACCTACGAGAACATCCGCCTCGAATTCCGCGACGGCAAGATAATCGGCGCCACCGCCAACGACAACGAAAAAATCAACAAGGTCTTCGATACCGACGAGGGCGCCCGGTATGTCGGCGAATTCGCCCTCGGCGTCAACCCCCACATCGAACGGCCGATGAAGGACACCCTTTTCGACGAAAAAATCAGCGGCTCGTTCCATTTCACTCCCGGCAACGCCTACGAAAAAGCCTTCAACGGCAATAAATCGGCTATCCATTGGGACCTGGTCTGCATCCAGACCCCCGCTTACGGCGGCGGCGAAATCTATTTCGACGACGCGCTCGTCCGCAAGGACGGACGATTCGTGCCGGCGGAGCTGCAGGGACTGAATCCGGAGAATCTTGTCTAG